The segment AGCCAATGTCAGTTGAAAACCAAGTTGCTATTATTTATGCGACAATAAACGGTTTTCTTGATGATGTAGAAATAGAAAGAGTAGGCGAGTGGGAAAGAAAATTCCACGAATTTTTGAATATGCAAAGAGGCCAACTTTTGGAAAAAATCAGAACGGAAAAGGCTTTATCTCAAGAATTGGAAGCAGAATTAAAACAAGCGATCGAAGATTTTAAAAGAACTATCTAATAATAGTTGCGAAGCGACATAATGTCTATCCGTAATTAGTAATTAATTTGCTATGCCAGCAGGAACAAAGGCGATAACACGCCGAATAAAATCTGTAACAAACACAAAAAAAATCACCAAAGCAATGGAGATGGTTTCTGTTGCCAAAATGAGACGCGCAACAGACAGTGTTTTAGCTACCAGGCCATACAGCAATTTAGCATGGCAAATAATAGGCAACATTAGCAAGAGCAAAAATAAAATTGCTCATCCATTATTAGAAAAGAGAAGTGGACAAGGAAAAATAATGGTAATACTAATCACTTCCGACAAAGGATTATGTGGAAGTTTCAATAGCCAGATGTTTCGAGAAATAAAAAAGTTTGTTTTGGATAATTCTGATAATAATAAAATTGATTTTGTGGTTGCAGGCAAGAGAGGCGAATTATTCGCTCTTCGGGAAAAAATGAATATTACCGCAACCTTTGAAGACTTATTAAATAAAACAAAGTTTACTGATATAAAACCAGTCGCAAAGCTTGCGATGAATAAGTTTGTTGATAAAACATACGACAAGGTCTATGTAGCTTACACGGATTATATTTCAACATTAAATCAAAAAGCTCGTGTAAGACAACTATTGCCGATTATTCAAGACGATAACCTTGGCGATATAGGAAAAAAAGATGAGACACCGGAACAGACCGAAGCGCAAAAGTCGTTAGATTATATTTTTGAACCGCAAAAAAAAGAATTATTAGAAATGTTATTGCCAAAAATAGTTGAAACGCAGATTTTTCAGGCAATTTTAGAATCGGTCGCATCAGAACATTCCGCAAGAATGGTAGCAATGAAAAACGCAACTGACGCTGCAAACGAAATGGTAGATGATTTAACGCTTACCTTTAATAAATTAAGGCAAGCCGGAATTACGAGAGAAATATCGGAGATATCGGCAGGAAAAGCGGCATTAGAATAAAAGTATAGTATAAAAATACGGCTCAATGGATATGAGCCGTAAAGCGAGAGTCACCGGGTTTTACACAGTTCATTATAACGTATCTTTTCTCAGTGCTTATAACTGCGAATTTCAAAATTACTTTTAGGTATTTTCCTCCTTTATTGGCTATACCTTCATAAAGTCAATTCTGAAAATCCTATAAGAAATGTTCTGACAATGAGGGCATTGCGCTTTCTTCTTATGCTTTAAGATGTAATTGAGCTTTCCGATATCAAGATCATTTTCTGTGAGCTCTCCGTCCGGAAGACGCATTGTGGCAAAGACATCTACGTCCCACAAACCTTCGCAACTATTGCATTTTAGTTTGACTGCTAAATGCACAGGTCTACTACCAAGCTTTTTTACTAGCATTTCACACCGCCCTTGTCCTATAAATAACCTTAACATAAAAAATTAATAATTGTGAATCAAAACTATGTAACATGTAATGCATAACACGTAACAATTAAAAATATTTAATTGTGTTATATGCACTTGTTACACATCAAATACTTATGAATGGAAAAATAAAACAAGTTATCGGTCCGGTTGTAGATGTAGAATTTCCTAAGTCCGTATCCGGCGAAAGAGGAGAGCTTCCAGCAATTTATACCGCACTAAAAACAAAAATACCAGGCGGTAAGACTTTGGTTTTAGAAACACAGCAACATTTGGGTGATGATGTTGTCCGTACAATAGCCATGTCATCAACTGACGGCTTAGTTCGTGGACAAGAAGTAGAAAATACTGAAAAGCCAATTTCTGTACCCGTAGGAAAAGAAACTTTAGGTAGAATGATCGATGTGACAGGTCAGCCAATTGACGGAAAAGGTGAAATCAAGACAGAAAAATCTTATCCAATCCACCGTCCGGCACCGAATTTTGCAGACCAATCAACTCAAAC is part of the Parcubacteria group bacterium CG10_big_fil_rev_8_21_14_0_10_36_14 genome and harbors:
- the atpG gene encoding ATP synthase F1 subunit gamma — protein: MPAGTKAITRRIKSVTNTKKITKAMEMVSVAKMRRATDSVLATRPYSNLAWQIIGNISKSKNKIAHPLLEKRSGQGKIMVILITSDKGLCGSFNSQMFREIKKFVLDNSDNNKIDFVVAGKRGELFALREKMNITATFEDLLNKTKFTDIKPVAKLAMNKFVDKTYDKVYVAYTDYISTLNQKARVRQLLPIIQDDNLGDIGKKDETPEQTEAQKSLDYIFEPQKKELLEMLLPKIVETQIFQAILESVASEHSARMVAMKNATDAANEMVDDLTLTFNKLRQAGITREISEISAGKAALE